A part of Candidatus Hydrogenedentota bacterium genomic DNA contains:
- a CDS encoding MFS transporter → MALFSDRFPFAPRAKDFSYGAVTPENLPWIMRRHILTGAMGTAYFNLTTGMFLVAFGNAIGVSVMEWGILGAVSCFAIAMQLITAYASGRFGYRRVLWFIGETANRLLRTIAIIAAYLFVDHGFPAAAPHVLVGLMCAASFASAGAAPPWYSWLADLIPEKVHGTFMGRRDVWLSFATVALVIPASIGVDIAPNHAKIHALGLVFALGMAVGMVDLFMHRRIPEPAPACDAKGSFLEHLLAPLRDGAYRPWLVFTACWNFAVFLGGALATIFFVEDLHIRDHLMGGALVLVAVPLAGIMLTGRMTGRLVDRLGVKRVMIGSHFLWTILPIFWIVATPATAMFWLTVSSILGGAGSSAAVNASLKIQTRISPGNYRAMYIAIAACVGNFAGGLATLMAGYFLEALKGRQWTVADMVFVPFHVIFIVSVLLRLAAWGLLFRIPSPQFDRPIEKDS, encoded by the coding sequence ATGGCTTTGTTCAGTGACAGGTTTCCGTTTGCGCCGCGCGCAAAAGATTTTTCCTATGGCGCGGTGACGCCGGAAAACCTGCCGTGGATCATGCGCCGTCATATTCTCACGGGGGCAATGGGCACGGCTTATTTCAACCTGACGACCGGCATGTTTTTGGTGGCCTTTGGCAATGCCATCGGCGTGAGCGTGATGGAATGGGGAATACTGGGGGCCGTGTCGTGCTTTGCTATTGCCATGCAATTGATCACGGCATACGCATCGGGCCGCTTCGGCTACCGCCGCGTGCTCTGGTTCATCGGTGAAACCGCCAACCGCCTCCTGCGGACGATCGCCATTATTGCCGCCTACCTGTTCGTCGATCATGGATTTCCGGCGGCGGCGCCCCATGTGCTGGTCGGGTTGATGTGCGCGGCCAGTTTCGCATCGGCGGGAGCCGCTCCGCCATGGTACAGTTGGCTGGCGGACCTGATACCGGAAAAGGTGCACGGCACATTCATGGGACGTCGCGACGTATGGCTGTCCTTTGCCACGGTGGCGTTGGTGATACCGGCCAGCATCGGCGTGGACATAGCGCCGAACCATGCCAAAATCCACGCGCTGGGACTCGTTTTCGCTTTGGGAATGGCGGTGGGCATGGTGGATTTGTTCATGCACCGCCGGATTCCCGAACCGGCGCCCGCCTGCGATGCCAAGGGAAGTTTCCTCGAACATTTGCTTGCGCCCCTGCGCGACGGCGCTTATCGTCCATGGCTGGTGTTTACGGCCTGCTGGAATTTCGCGGTGTTTCTCGGCGGGGCGCTCGCGACCATTTTCTTCGTCGAGGATTTGCACATTCGCGATCACCTGATGGGGGGCGCGCTGGTGTTAGTGGCCGTTCCCTTGGCCGGCATCATGCTCACCGGTAGAATGACGGGGCGGTTGGTGGATCGCTTGGGCGTGAAACGGGTCATGATCGGATCGCATTTCCTTTGGACCATTCTGCCGATCTTCTGGATCGTGGCGACGCCGGCGACGGCGATGTTCTGGCTGACGGTAAGCAGCATTCTGGGCGGGGCCGGCTCTTCGGCGGCGGTCAATGCCTCGCTAAAAATCCAGACCCGCATTTCGCCGGGCAATTATCGGGCCATGTATATCGCCATCGCGGCCTGCGTGGGCAATTTCGCGGGCGGCTTGGCGACCCTGATGGCCGGTTATTTCCTCGAAGCGCTCAAGGGACGTCAATGGACGGTGGCGGACATGGTCTTCGTGCCGTTTCACGTCATTTTCATCGTATCGGTTCTGTTGCGCCTGGCGGCGTGGGGACTCCTGTTCCGGATACCCTCGCCTCAGTTCGACCGGCCCATTGAAAAGGATTCCTGA